A portion of the Gracilinanus agilis isolate LMUSP501 unplaced genomic scaffold, AgileGrace unplaced_scaffold171, whole genome shotgun sequence genome contains these proteins:
- the LOC123254183 gene encoding sushi domain-containing protein 2-like, producing the protein MEGWLRSGATRRAKEWPAYSLPAARLQLWGLEAQDAGFECGFRKPAAAPSGLPASAPRQSEVTDQGWNVGECQGPRLPATGGTSQWLPSHPPPQLASVFGDPHFLTFDGVRFTFNGRGEYILVQSDLTGLQVQARTRAATSVSGGQASATGISAVVVKEGDSDVLEARLGDAVGRPLEVLLNQKILTFSEQSWMDLKGMFLSMSGSQKATVMLASGAGLEIEAHEAFLGLSVILPDKFLARTRGLLGTLNGVSADDFTLRNGSVLPLHVASEPRQLLEFGANWALRNDSSLFTYDSQALVDAYLAGPKHDPSFVPVFAPGPLTPEVAALCENDSFCQFDALVTGRLDLGNATRAAHKRHQQLQQSLQPVVCCGWLPPPEHGKKNGTSYLVGSSIRFSCMPGFTLRGSKERTCQPDGKWSGSPPHCRPESNQTMILGILFGILGGLLLLGLGYELMKRRKRRV; encoded by the exons ATGGAAGGCTGGCTGAGGTCCGGTGCCACGAGGCGAGCCAAGGAATGGCCTGCTTACAGCCTGCCTGCAGCACGCCTGCAGCTTTGGGGCCTTGAAGCCCAGGACGCTGGGTTCGAGTGTGGCTTCAG AAAGCCTGCAGCAGCTCCCTCGGGCCTCCCTGCCTCGGCCCCGCGTCAGTCAGAGGTGACGGATCAGGGCTGGAATGTGGGTGAGTGCCAGGGCCCCCGACTGCCCGCGACGGGtggcaccag TCAGTGGTTGCCATCCCACCCTCCTCCTCAACTAG CCTCGGTCTTCGGGGACCCTCACTTCCTCACCTTCGACGGCGTCCGCTTCACGTTCAACGGCCGCGGGGAGTACATCCTGGTGCAGTCGGACCTCACGGGGCTGCAGGTGCAGGCCCGGACCCGGGCGGCCACCAGTGTCAGCG GTGGCCAGGCCTCTGCGACGGGCATCTCGGCGGTGGTGGTGAAGGAGGGCGACTCGGATGTGCTGGAGGCCCGGCTTGGGGACGCTGTGGGGAGGCCCCTCGAGGTGCTGCTCAATCAGAAGATCCTGACCTTCTCTGAGCAGTCTTGGATGGACCTGAAAG GCATGTTCCTGTCCATGTCCGGGAGCCAGAAGGCGACGGTGATGCTGGCCTCCGGGGCCGGCCTGGAGATCGAGGCCCACGAAGCCTTCCTGGGCCTCAGCGTTATTCTCCCCGACAAGTTCCTGGCTCGCACCCGCGGCCTCCTGGGGACGCTCAACGGGGTCTCGGCCGATGACTTCACCCTGAGGAATGGGAGCGTCCTGCCCCTGCACGTCGCCTCCGAGCCCCGGCAGCTGCTCGAGTTTGGGGCCAACT GGGCCCTTCGGAACGACTCCTCCCTGTTCACCTACGATTCCCAGGCCCTGGTGGATGCGTACCTGGCGGGGCCCAAGCACGACCCCTCCTTCGTGCCCGTGTTCGCCCCCGGGCCCCTGACCCCCGAGGTGGCCGCCCTCTGTGAGAACGACTCCTTCTGCCAGTTTGACGCCCTCGTCACGGGGCGGCTGGACCTGGGCAACGCCACCCGGGCGGCCCACAAGAGGCACCAGCAGCTCCAACAGAGCCTGCAGCCAG TGGTCTGCTGTGGTTGGCTCCCTCCCCCGGAGCACGGCAAGAAGAACGGAACCAGCTACCTCGTGGGCTCCTCCATACGCTTCAGCTGCATGCCAGGCTTTACGCTGAGAGGCTCCAAGGAGCGGACGTGCCAGCCCGACGGCAAGTGGTCGGGAAGCCCGCCACACTGCAGGCCAG AGTCCAACCAAACGATGATCCTGGGAATCCTCTTTGGAATTCTGGGGGGCCTGCTTCTGCTTGGCCTGGGCTACGAGctgatgaagaggaggaagaggagagtgtAG